Proteins encoded within one genomic window of Triticum aestivum cultivar Chinese Spring chromosome 2D, IWGSC CS RefSeq v2.1, whole genome shotgun sequence:
- the LOC123051060 gene encoding cysteine-rich receptor-like protein kinase 41 isoform X1 has protein sequence MDFTFHLIETITNNFAEDQKVGSGGSGDVYRAVHDGEDTAVKKLHPLQGLDDKQSDNEYRNLIMVRHKNIVRLIGYCYETWHKYVEHKGKLVFAKAMERVLCFEYMQGGSLDKHIQDESCGLEWPTCYKIIKGTCDGLNHLHSSQEKPIFHLDLKPGNILLDKSMTPKIADLGFSRLVGSTKTRQTEMRDGTLGFMPPEYIDSGLISEKFDVFSLGVIIIKMLSGNMSYFRCSEMSPEQFIELVSENWTKKLQANPGYSSQEIDILGVTSCVEIALRCVDKDRNKRPCIKDIVHELEELEVKIGKMSPPTYHTVMDLPSYVKSVPLTQGIEAQEPGSVYT, from the exons ATGGATTTTACATTCCACTTGATCGAAACTATTACAAACAACTTTGCAGAGGATCAGAAAGTTGGCAGCGGTGGATCCGGAGATGTTTACAGG GCGGTGCATGATGGGGAAGATACTGCCGTGAAGAAACTGCATCCCTTGCAAGGGCTGGATGATAAGCAATCTGACAATGAATATCGTAACCTTATCATGGTACGCCACAAGAATATTGTGCGGTTAATTGGCTACTGCTATGAAACTTGGCACAAATACGTGGAGCACAAGGGGAAACTTGTCTTCGCTAAAGCAATGGAGCGAGTGCTCTGCTTCGAATATATGCAGGGCGGAAGCCTTGATAAACACATTCAAG ATGAATCTTGCGGACTTGAGTGGCCCACATGTTACAAGATTATCAAAGGGACTTGTGACGGACTAAATCACCTTCACAGCTCCCAGGAAAAACCTATTTTCCATCTGGACTTAAAGCCTGGTAATATTTTGCTGGATAAAAGTATGACGCCCAAAATTGCGGATCTTGGTTTCTCAAGACTTGTAGGTTCAACAAAAACGCGACAAACAGAGATGCGCGATGGAACACT CGGGTTCATGCCACCGGAGTACATTGACAGTGGCTTGATATCAGAGAAATTTGACGTTTTCAGTTTGGGCGTCATAATTATAAAAATGTTGTCTGGAAATATGAGCTACTTCCGTTGTTCCGAAATGTCTCCCGAACAGTTTATTGAGCTT GTAAGTGAAAACTGGACCAAAAAGTTGCAGGCAAATCCTGGATATTCCTCACAGGAAATAGACATCCTAGGAGTGACTTCATGTGTTGAGATTGCATTAAGGTGTGTGGACAAGGACAGAAACAAAAGGCCATGTATCAAGGACATCGTCCATGAACTAGAGGAACTAGAAGTTAAGATTGGAAAAATGTCACCACCCACATATCATACTGTAATGGATCTTCCTTCCTATGTCAAGAGTGTTCCTCTAACCCAAGGAATCGAGGCACAGGAGCCAGGCAGTGTGTATACATGA
- the LOC123051053 gene encoding uncharacterized protein gives MEFIYDGVFMGTGGNRSYVNGRKVSYDYCEADVICMAMFGDLIKALGYERRGRINIYFLLPGMQINEDGLRLLSKDSDTTCIRAMVREGHRFLMFYLVHDDKIAAETQDDVIANPTTELPNVISPMNCGTDQEHESVLEQSIVSPSHADESRIEGTSTCKGRGKAKEEDDVCSDDESCDSDYVASLVDSDYDLEDGDADLFIDRKQNGAEKECKGKSKEIVEDDISEDDKLELPDSDEEDMKFNFKHFTDADMNAPKFHLGQVFTSIDQLRKAIREYSCKERLNITFPKNDKTRLGAKCNDGCPWYLYASYDNRTQSIMIKTFKDEHTCCKKWQVKAFTARYIAHKYVEKIRADEKITLQGFGSLVQQEWNMKVKRGKHGRARKIAHNIIYGDEIAQYNKLWDYGHELRRSNPGITFFVELADDGQFQKCYFSFDACKRGFLSACRPVLFVDGTHLKTQFSGILLTAIGMDPNDCIFPIAFGVVEVENTKSWRWFLTALKEDLGIVNTSRWSIMSDKQKGLIRAVKELFSDSEYRFCVRHLWQNFTKNFKGEILKNQLWRCARSTTTGQFRANMDHMLILNKEAHD, from the exons ATGGAGTTCATTTATGATGGAGTTTTCATGGGGACAGGAGGCAATAGGTCCTATGTTAATGGTAGGAAGGTTTCATATGATTACTGTGAAGCTGATGTAATATGTATGGCCATGTTTGGCGATTTAATTAAGGCATTGGGTTATGAAAGAAGGGGCAGAATTAACATATACTTTTTGCTGCCCGGTATGCAAATCAATGAAGATGGTCTGCGGTTGTTATCAAAGGACAGCGACACAACGTGCATCAGGGCTATGGTTAGAGAGGGACATAGGTTTCTCATGTTTTATCTTGTGCATGATGATAAAATTGCTGCAGAAACACAGGATGATGTTATTGCAAACCCCACCACTGAGTTGCCCAATGTTATCAGCCCTATGAATTGCGGTACAGACCAGGAGCATGAGAGTGTTTTGGAGCAGAGCATTGTGTCACCTAGTCATGCTGATGAGAGTAGAATAGAAGGGACGAGTACATGCAAAGGGAGAGGAAAAgcaaaggaagaagatgatgtGTGTAGTGATGATGAATCATGTGACTCTGATTACGTTGCATCACTAGTAGACAGTGACTATGATCTAGAGGATGGTGATGCTGATTTGTTCATTGATAGGAAGCAGAATGGTGCAGAGAAGGAATGCAAAGGGAAAAGTAAAGAAATTGTAGAAGATGACATTTCTGAAGATGATAAACTGGAGCTTCCAGATTCAGATGAAGAAGACATGAAATTCAATTTCAAGCATTTTACAGATGCAGATATGAATGCGCCCAAGTTTCATTTGGGTCAGGTCTTCACATCTATTGATCAGTTGAGGAAAGCAATTAGGGAGTACAGTTGCAAGGAGAGGTTGAACATAACCTTTCCGAAGAATGACAAAACTAGGCTTGGAGCGAAATGCAATGATGGATGCCCTTGGTACTTGTATGCATCATATGACAACAGGACACAATCCATCATGATCAAGACATTCAAAGATGAACACACTTGCTGCAAAAAGTGGCAAGTAAAAGCTTTTACAGCCAGATATATAGCTCATAAGTATGTGGAGAAGATCAGAGCTGATGAGAAGATTACACTTCAGGGTTTTGGGTCACTAGTGCAACAAGAATGGAACATGAAAGTGAAGAGGGGAAAACATGGGAGAGCTAGGAAAATTGCACACAACATAATCTATGGAGATGAAATTGCACAATACAATAAGTTATGGGACTATGGGCATGAGTTGAGGAGATCCAATCCAGGCATCACTTTCTTTGTTGAGCTTGCCGATGATGGTCAGTTTCAGAAATGTTATTTCTCATTTGATGCATGCAAGAGGGGGTTTCTATCTGCTTGTAGGCCAGTACTTTTTGTTGATGGAACCCATTTGAAGACCCAATTTAGTGGCATTCTCTTGACAGCTATTGGAATGGACCCCAATGACTGCATCTTTCCAATAGCTTTTGGTGTTGTTGAAGTTGAGAATACAAAAAGTTGGAGGTGGTTCTTGACTGCATTGAAAGAAGACCTAGGCATTGTCAACACCTCCCGATGGAGCATTATGTCAGACAAGCAGAAA GGATTAATTAGGGCTGTTAAGGAACTGTTTAGTGACTCAGAGTACAGATTTTGTGTTAGGCATTTGTGGCAGAATTTCACAAAAAACTTTAAAGGTGAAATCTTGAAGAACCAACTATGGAGATGCGCAAGAAGTACTACAACAGGTCAATTTAGGGCCAACATGGACCATATGTTGATTTTAAATAAAGAAGCTCATGACTGA
- the LOC123051060 gene encoding cysteine-rich receptor-like protein kinase 26 isoform X2, whose product MVRHKNIVRLIGYCYETWHKYVEHKGKLVFAKAMERVLCFEYMQGGSLDKHIQDESCGLEWPTCYKIIKGTCDGLNHLHSSQEKPIFHLDLKPGNILLDKSMTPKIADLGFSRLVGSTKTRQTEMRDGTLGFMPPEYIDSGLISEKFDVFSLGVIIIKMLSGNMSYFRCSEMSPEQFIELVSENWTKKLQANPGYSSQEIDILGVTSCVEIALRCVDKDRNKRPCIKDIVHELEELEVKIGKMSPPTYHTVMDLPSYVKSVPLTQGIEAQEPGSVYT is encoded by the exons ATGGTACGCCACAAGAATATTGTGCGGTTAATTGGCTACTGCTATGAAACTTGGCACAAATACGTGGAGCACAAGGGGAAACTTGTCTTCGCTAAAGCAATGGAGCGAGTGCTCTGCTTCGAATATATGCAGGGCGGAAGCCTTGATAAACACATTCAAG ATGAATCTTGCGGACTTGAGTGGCCCACATGTTACAAGATTATCAAAGGGACTTGTGACGGACTAAATCACCTTCACAGCTCCCAGGAAAAACCTATTTTCCATCTGGACTTAAAGCCTGGTAATATTTTGCTGGATAAAAGTATGACGCCCAAAATTGCGGATCTTGGTTTCTCAAGACTTGTAGGTTCAACAAAAACGCGACAAACAGAGATGCGCGATGGAACACT CGGGTTCATGCCACCGGAGTACATTGACAGTGGCTTGATATCAGAGAAATTTGACGTTTTCAGTTTGGGCGTCATAATTATAAAAATGTTGTCTGGAAATATGAGCTACTTCCGTTGTTCCGAAATGTCTCCCGAACAGTTTATTGAGCTT GTAAGTGAAAACTGGACCAAAAAGTTGCAGGCAAATCCTGGATATTCCTCACAGGAAATAGACATCCTAGGAGTGACTTCATGTGTTGAGATTGCATTAAGGTGTGTGGACAAGGACAGAAACAAAAGGCCATGTATCAAGGACATCGTCCATGAACTAGAGGAACTAGAAGTTAAGATTGGAAAAATGTCACCACCCACATATCATACTGTAATGGATCTTCCTTCCTATGTCAAGAGTGTTCCTCTAACCCAAGGAATCGAGGCACAGGAGCCAGGCAGTGTGTATACATGA
- the LOC123051054 gene encoding probable receptor-like serine/threonine-protein kinase At4g34500 encodes MALWTGLGQAATVAQLVGADVGGLISMIVQAAMTARQNRSECEQLARRALMIAQLLPHVQEPEAAQPLAGLGDTLRDAHELVVSCQGRSAAYQFIMAGRTAEKFREVQSKIDSYLILFPVISHIGITRRLERIYNVLVPDDSTRDEPSSFPQSLQLEESTELAQEVLPHGTQEFTLAEIVAATNNFAPNTVIGEGGSGKVYMGRLYDGRAVAIKSLNNSQSQYLEEFCTELDILSRLRHKHIISLLGSCVTVSKPKRLLATPQKKKKRQLTWWRKEPEEPEELEELQRFIVYEYMENGTLFDQMHSDHGPSTMSPVTGSWKMRIAVLLGVSRAIEHLHCHANPPIIHRDIKSANILFDANWVPRVSDFGLSVVWDIASEESELKVDRVVGTFGYFAPEYAFYGLLKPASDVYSLGVVMLEVLTGKSAYSFFMNDGTNVPLTDFALPIIEVGNIEELLDRRPVPEPTPWQLQAMKRVAQIACCCGKLDAKDRPAISDIVANLEMAYELICRDEHGSVDEPCLWPFVEQVDLPSDSPHSRSSSWAGYHSELESEVLEEGR; translated from the exons ATGGCGCTGTGGACAGGGCTGGGTCAGGCGGCGACCGTGGCGCAGCTGGTCGGCGCGGACGTCGGGGGCCTCATCTCCATGATCGTGCAGGCCGCGATGACGGCCCGGCAGAACAGGTCCGAGTGCGAGCAGCTCGCGCGTCGGGCCCTCATGATCGCGCAGCTGCTGCCGCACGTGCAGGAGCCAGAGGCGGCGCAGCCGCTGGCCGGGCTGGGTGACACGCTCCGGGACGCCCACGAGCTCGTCGTGTCGTGCCAAGGGAGGAGCGCGGCGTATCAGTTCATCATGGCTGGCAGGACAGCCGAAAAGTTCAGGGAGGTGCAGAGCAAGATAGACTCCTACCTCATCCTCTTCCCGGTGATCAGCCACATCGGCATCACACGCCGCCTTGAGAGAATCTACAATGTCCTCGTCCCAGATGACTCCACTAGAGATGAACCGTCTTCATTTCCACAGTCGTTGCAGCTGGAG GAGTCTACAGAGCTTGCTCAGGAGGTACTGCCGCACGGAACCCAGGAATTCACGTTGGCGGAGATCGTGGCTGCCACCAATAACTTCGCCCCTAACACCGTGATCGGTGAAGGCGGGTCCGGAAAGGTGTACATGGGCAGGCTTTACGATGGGCGAGCGGTGGCCATCAAGAGCTTAAACAACTCGCAGTCGCAATATTTAGAGGAGTTTTGCACGGAGCTCGACATCCTATCACGGCTCCGGCACAAACACATCATCAGCCTCCTTGGATCGTGTGTGACTGTGAGCAAGCCCAAGCGTCTGCTAGCCaccccgcaaaagaaaaaaaagcgcCAGCTGACCTGGTGGAGAAAGGAGCCAGAAGAACCCGAAGAGTTGGAAGAGCTACAGAGGTTCATTGTCTACGAGTACATGGAGAACGGTACGCTCTTCGACCAGATGCATTCTGATCATGGCCCCTCCACGATGTCGCCGGTGACGGGGTCCTGGAAGATGCGCATCGCTGTGCTCCTCGGCGTGTCACGCGCCATCGAGCACTTACACTGTCATGCCAACCCGCCAATCATCCACCGGGACATCAAATCGGCTAACATCCTTTTTGACGCCAATTGGGTGCCGCGTGTGTCAGACTTTGGCTTGTCGGTCGTCTGGGACATTGCAAGTGAGGAGTCGGAATTGAAAGTCGACCGGGTTGTAGGCACATTTGGGTACTTCGCCCCTGAGTACGCCTTTTATGGTCTTCTGAAGCCGGCAAGCGACGTGTACAGCCTGGGCGTGGTGATGCTCGAGGTTCTGACAGGGAAAAGTGCATATTCTTTTTTTATGAATGATGGGACAAATGTACCTTTGACAGACTTCGCACTCCCCATCATTGAAGTCGGTAATATTGAGGAGTTGTTAGACAGGCGACCTGTACCGGAGCCAACGCCTTGGCAGCTGCAGGCGATGAAACGTGTGGCGCAGATTGCATGCTGTTGCGGGAAGTTGGATGCGAAGGACCGGCCGGCCATATCAGACATCGTTGCCAACCTCGAGATGGCGTACGAGTTGATCTGCAGAGATGAGCACGGTTCAGTTGACGAGCCATGTTTGTGGCCCTTCGTCGAACAAGTTGACCTCCCATCGGACTCACCACACTCCAGGAGCTCGTCATGGGCAGGCTACCATTCCGAGCTG GAATCTGAGGTGCTGGAGGAGGGGCGTTGA